Proteins encoded together in one Stutzerimonas stutzeri window:
- a CDS encoding PA0069 family radical SAM protein, translated as MTLPISTPRGRGTAVNPDNRFAPTRSEAYDDGWEQDVPPTRATEVRREIAKSVLTRNQSPDVGFDRSVNPYRGCEHGCIYCFARPSHAYWDLSPGIDFETRLIAKTNLAERLEAELSKPGYVPQPIALGVNTDAYQPLEREQRLTRQALEILLRFRHPVHIITKGSLVLRDLDLLVPLAEQRLVSVSVSLTTLDDELKRIMEPRAASPSARLRVLRTLHEAGVPVSVMCAPMIPMINDMELERLLEAAREAGARSAGYVLLRLPHEVAGLFEGWLEEHFPQRAAHVMSLVRQSRGGKDYDSRFGSRMRGEGQFAQLLAQRFQLACKRLGFNRRDQNYGLDCSRFVVPGRQMPLL; from the coding sequence ATGACCCTGCCCATTTCCACACCACGCGGCCGCGGTACGGCGGTGAACCCGGACAACCGCTTCGCGCCCACGCGCAGCGAGGCCTACGACGATGGCTGGGAACAGGACGTCCCGCCGACCCGCGCCACCGAGGTGCGCCGCGAGATCGCCAAGTCGGTACTGACGCGCAACCAGTCGCCGGACGTCGGTTTCGATCGCTCGGTCAACCCTTACCGCGGTTGCGAACATGGCTGCATCTACTGTTTTGCGCGGCCATCGCACGCGTACTGGGATCTTTCGCCGGGCATCGATTTCGAGACCCGGCTGATCGCCAAGACCAACCTCGCCGAACGGCTGGAGGCCGAGCTGAGCAAGCCGGGCTACGTGCCGCAGCCCATCGCCCTGGGGGTGAACACCGACGCCTATCAGCCGCTGGAGCGCGAGCAGCGGCTGACGCGCCAGGCACTGGAGATCCTGCTGCGCTTCAGGCATCCGGTGCACATCATCACCAAGGGTTCGCTGGTGCTGCGCGACCTGGACCTGCTGGTGCCGCTGGCCGAGCAGCGGCTGGTGAGCGTGTCGGTCAGCCTCACGACCCTGGACGATGAACTCAAACGCATCATGGAGCCGCGCGCAGCCTCGCCTTCGGCGCGCCTGCGGGTATTGCGTACGCTGCACGAGGCCGGCGTGCCGGTCAGCGTGATGTGCGCGCCGATGATCCCGATGATCAACGACATGGAGCTGGAGCGCCTGCTGGAAGCCGCCCGCGAAGCCGGTGCGCGTTCGGCCGGCTACGTGCTGCTGCGCCTGCCTCATGAGGTGGCCGGGCTGTTCGAGGGCTGGCTCGAGGAACACTTCCCACAGCGCGCCGCCCATGTCATGAGCCTGGTGCGCCAGTCGCGCGGCGGCAAGGATTACGACAGCCGTTTCGGCAGCCGCATGCGCGGCGAAGGCCAGTTCGCCCAACTGCTCGCCCAGCGTTTCCAGCTGGCCTGCAAGCGGCTGGGCTTCAATCGGCGGGATCAGAATTACGGCCTGGATTGCAGCCGTTTCGTCGTGCCGGGACGGCAGATGCCGTTGCTCTGA
- a CDS encoding carbonic anhydrase produces MREIFTARVEPSKASAQGGRHARDESADESFAHLVDGFRRFRAEVYPEQQALFARLAKAQQPRAMFITCADSRIVPELITQSSPGDLFVTRNVGNVVPPYGQMNGGVSSAIEYAVMALDVQHIIVCGHSDCGAMKAVLDPAGLQRMPTVKAWLRHCEVARSLVEQNCSCTAGEALGVLTEENVVAQLDHLRTHPSVAARLAGGQLSIHGWVYCIETSEILAYDAGTGRFAPLDGDGPLPVATPAPRYLQA; encoded by the coding sequence ATGCGTGAAATATTCACCGCCCGCGTCGAGCCCAGCAAAGCATCCGCCCAAGGCGGCCGGCATGCCCGAGACGAGAGCGCCGACGAATCCTTCGCCCACTTGGTCGATGGCTTTCGCCGCTTCCGTGCCGAGGTCTACCCCGAGCAGCAGGCGCTGTTCGCCCGTCTGGCCAAGGCCCAGCAGCCGCGCGCGATGTTCATCACCTGCGCGGACTCGCGGATCGTTCCCGAGCTGATCACCCAGAGTTCGCCCGGCGACCTGTTCGTCACCCGCAACGTGGGCAACGTGGTGCCACCCTATGGCCAGATGAACGGCGGGGTTTCCAGCGCCATCGAGTACGCGGTGATGGCCCTCGACGTGCAACACATCATTGTCTGCGGGCATTCCGACTGCGGTGCGATGAAAGCGGTGCTCGACCCGGCCGGGCTGCAGCGCATGCCCACGGTGAAGGCCTGGCTGCGCCATTGCGAGGTGGCGCGCAGCCTGGTCGAGCAGAACTGCAGCTGCACGGCCGGCGAGGCCCTGGGCGTGCTTACCGAGGAGAACGTGGTCGCGCAGCTCGACCACCTGCGCACCCACCCCTCGGTCGCCGCCCGCCTCGCCGGCGGTCAGCTGTCGATCCATGGCTGGGTCTACTGCATCGAAACCAGCGAAATTCTCGCCTACGACGCCGGCACCGGCCGCTTCGCGCCGCTGGACGGCGACGGCCCGCTGCCGGTGGCAACGCCCGCACCGCGCTACCTGCAAGCCTGA
- the coxB gene encoding cytochrome c oxidase subunit II, with protein sequence MSRHPCIWMGLGLSAVFGQAQAAWDVNMRSGATDVSRSVFDLHMTIFWICVVIGVLVFGVMIYSMIAHRRSKRQQSANFHENTRVEVLWTVIPLLILVGMAIPATRTLIHIYDSSESDVDVQITGYQWKWHYKYLGEDVEFFSNLTTPREQINNQSPKGEHYLLEVDEPLVIPAGAKVRFLITAADVIHSWWVPDLAVKKDAIPGFINESWTRVEQPGIYRGQCTELCGKDHGFMPVVVEVKSQEDYASWLGEKKAEAAKLAELTSKEWTLEELSERGQKVYQTACASCHQAGGEGIPPMFPALKGSAIATGDVEAHIDIVVNGKPGTAMAAFGKQLSEVDLAAVITYERNAWGNNTGDMVTPKDVLDFKQAEEATQ encoded by the coding sequence ATGTCTCGACATCCATGCATCTGGATGGGGCTTGGGCTTTCGGCAGTATTTGGCCAGGCCCAGGCGGCCTGGGACGTGAACATGCGCTCCGGCGCCACCGACGTCAGTCGGTCGGTGTTCGATCTGCACATGACCATCTTCTGGATCTGCGTGGTCATCGGCGTGCTGGTGTTCGGCGTGATGATCTATTCGATGATCGCGCACCGCCGCTCCAAGCGTCAGCAATCGGCCAACTTCCACGAAAACACCCGCGTCGAGGTGCTCTGGACGGTCATCCCGCTGCTGATCCTGGTGGGCATGGCGATCCCGGCGACGCGCACGCTGATCCACATCTACGACTCCAGCGAATCGGACGTGGATGTGCAGATCACCGGCTACCAGTGGAAGTGGCACTACAAGTATCTGGGCGAGGACGTGGAGTTCTTCAGCAACCTCACCACGCCGCGCGAGCAGATCAACAACCAGTCGCCCAAGGGCGAGCATTACCTGCTGGAAGTCGACGAGCCGCTGGTGATCCCGGCCGGTGCCAAGGTCCGCTTCCTGATCACCGCGGCGGACGTGATCCACTCCTGGTGGGTACCGGATCTGGCGGTGAAGAAGGACGCCATTCCCGGTTTCATCAATGAATCCTGGACCCGCGTCGAGCAGCCGGGCATCTACCGCGGCCAGTGCACCGAACTCTGCGGCAAGGACCACGGCTTCATGCCGGTGGTGGTGGAGGTCAAGTCGCAGGAGGACTACGCCAGCTGGCTCGGCGAGAAGAAGGCCGAGGCCGCCAAGCTGGCTGAACTGACCAGCAAGGAATGGACGCTGGAAGAGCTCTCCGAGCGCGGCCAGAAGGTCTACCAGACCGCCTGCGCCTCGTGCCACCAGGCCGGGGGTGAAGGCATCCCGCCGATGTTCCCGGCCCTCAAGGGCTCGGCCATCGCCACCGGCGACGTCGAGGCGCACATCGACATCGTCGTCAACGGCAAGCCGGGCACCGCCATGGCGGCGTTCGGCAAGCAGCTGTCGGAGGTCGATCTGGCTGCCGTCATCACCTACGAGCGCAACGCCTGGGGCAACAACACGGGCGACATGGTCACGCCGAAAGACGTGCTCGACTTCAAACAGGCCGAAGAAGCCACCCAGTAA